CAAGTCCGTGCTCTAAAACACCTTCCCGGGAAAATCTGATGTTTCCAAAATATGCAACCATTGACCCCATTTTAGTCCATACACTGCCATCAAGGTTTATCTCAAGGAATCTCTCCCTTTCAAGCCGGACCCTTTCATCTCCATCTCCTGTTTTTCCGGTAATATTTACAAATTCTTCTATTGAATATTTTTCCACAGTATAACCTCTATAGAAGTATATTTTAGTCCCTGTTTAAATCTCTTTTTAAGGAAATAGTAATAACAGTACCAATGGTGATAACATCATACCACAAAATCAGTTTTACTGGTTCCATAAGGAACCAGCAATACCAATTCTTTCGGAAAAAAAGATCCCAGAGTCAATTTTGTTAACCATGAGGAAGAAACATAGTTAACTGCCAGCTCAGATAGCATATACATAAACTACCTGAACTGATATAATGGTGATTTTTTGAATAACGTATGTTATCTAATAACATAATATATCTATCTTAATTCGATATATGCAGATTATGCCAACAATATCCCAATAAGTTCATAACCCATTTACGGATTGTGAAAATAACAGTCTCAACTATAATCAATATAATAATAAATTTATACAAAAAGAACAGGTACTTTCCTGAAATGAAATTGCTGTTGAAATAATATAACTGGAGTTATAAAATGAACATAATCCCGTTACTTGTTTTTTTCAGCTTTATATTTTACATATATTTCAGCATACACACTCTAAAACTTGATCCAAACAGCAGGCTCAATCAGATATTTTCGGTCATGTGTATAATCATGGGAATCTGGGCTTTTGGTTACACATTCATGATCCCTGCAGCAACTGCTGAAACTGCTATGTTCTGGAGAAAGATATCAGCTATTGGATGGTGTATCATATACAGTTTGATACTGCATTTTTCACTGGTATTGACTGGAAGAGAAGATATATTGAAGAGATGGTGGACTTACCCGGTAATATATTCTCCAGGAATTTTTTTTGCTTACTACTATATATCAGACAGAGGAATGTCCATCCAGAATTTTGTAGAGACTGATCTTGGCTGGACATACCTGTACTCAATCAATATGGGAATTCTTGACTGGGCATTCCATCTGTACTATACCATATATGTACTTGCAGCAATCATTCTTATCTGGCAGTGGAGTGGAGTAGCTAAGTTCATGCGTGAGAAAAAGCAGGCATACATTATTGTTTCAACTTTTGCAGTCGTATTTTTATTCGGAGTTATCACTGACAACATACTGCCCATATTAGGCAAAGCTGTCGTTCCTCCGATTGCAATAGTGTTTACCCTTATTCCTGCATATGCGCTCCATTACTCGATCAGAAGATACAGATTCCTTGCAATGTCCCCGAAGAATACAATCAATGACATAATTGAAAATATGTCAGACGGTCTTCTGTTACTGGATGAAAATGGAAGAATAACAATGGCAAACCCGAGAGCATTGAATCTGTTAGGGTACAGTAAAGTGGAGATTATAAGCAGGCCTATTGAATCCATTCTTGCAGACGCGAATGCATCATCTATCTATTCAATTAAGGATGATAAAAATAAAAACATTATCCAGAATCTGGAAAAGGAGATTTTGACAAAGGACAATACAAAGTTATCTGTCCTGATCTCAGCCTCATTGATAAAGGACGATTGGGGAGAACTGCTGGGAATGACATTCATCTTCCATGATATAACAGAACGCAAAAAAATGGAAGAAATGCACCTGAAAGAAGTTCATCACAGGATCAAAAACAATCTTCAGGTCATAGCCAGCCTTCTGAATCTTCAGTCAAGAAACTTTGAAGATGAAACTATAAAAAGTGCTTTCAGAGACAGTCAGAACAGAGTTCGCTCAATGTCCCTTGCACATGAAAAACTATACAGGTCTCCTGATCTTGCAAGTATTGAAGTCTCAGATTACATAAAAAATCTTACAGACAACATTTTCCAGACATATTCTACAGGAAATAACAGGATAAAGCTGGATATCCAGGCAGATAAAGAATATCTCCAGATCGACAAAATAGTACCTGTTGGACTTATTTTAAACGAACTGATCACAAATTCTTTCAAGTATGCGTTCCCGGAAAATGAAGAGGGGATAATATCTATCAAATTTGTCATTAAAGGGAGCGAATATATTCTTGAGGTCAAAGACGATGGAATCGGGATGCCTGATAATTTTGATATTGATTCATCTTCATCCCTGGGTTTAAAAGTAGTGAATATGCTGGTACAGCAACTTGAAGGTACAATAGAATATAATATTTCCAGTGGAACCGGGTATATTATAAGCTTCCCCAATAACTGAGTGAAGAATCAGCAATTAACTCTGCAGTCAGACCGGTTGGCGTGAATGAAAGCATTTGTCCATAACTTTTCAGCAATATATAGAGTATTTACTTACTTTTTGAGGGGATAGTCTCTATTTACCACGAAGCTTACACCAACCGGCACAAAATAATTGAACTCAGGATAATATATATTTTTTGAAAATATAATACATATTAAATAAATTTTATCTTCTGTGATTATTTCACATAATAATTATTTAGGTTTCTGCAACAAAATTCGGTTGCCCAAAAATATATATGCCTTTTAAACAATGTTGTACAGCTTCAGTGGAGAAAGGACCCATAAACCATAACCAGATCACTTTGAAAATCGGCAGGTGCAATAAATTGAAAACCCTAACAGAAGAACTGCTAAAAACACACCTTCACGGAAATATGCAGGTATTTCGACATCACATCTATGAATACCAGAAAGGTCTCAGGCACCTGATTCTGCACACAACCAGTCAATGTTTTGAAGATGAGATTATCAGCCTGCTTGAAAAGAAGAGAATAGACTACCTGATACAGCCAGCTTCCGGAAAGAAAATAAATGTATTTTTCGGAGACCGAAGATGCATTGAAGTACTTAACCGGATTGGAAGAAAGAATCTTTCACGATTCACAGATGAGGAGGATTTCATACTTGGAATAATGCTTGGATATGACCGTCTGAAACAGTGTGAACGATACCTTGAACGGAAAAATAAGAACGGAATAATTGAACCTCTCGTGGGATAATTGAATTCAGTTAGATTGGAATGATCATATTGTAAGGCCAGTTCAATTTAGTGCAAATCTGGGATCAGAAATTAAGATCATGAGAACAGTCTTGATCTTTCTCAGTACTCCCTCTCCCCAAATATTGCAGAGCCTACCCGTACCATGGTGGCACCTTCTTCGATGGCAACCATGTAATCATTGGACATGCCCATTGATAGCTCCTGGATGTCTATGTTATCCCTGTTTTCCTGTTTCAGCTCATCGAAAAGGGATTTCATCTTCCTGAAATATGGACGTGCCTGTTCAGGAGATACATAAGGGGGTATACACATGAGCCCTTTTACACAAACATTTTTGAGAGAAGCAATTTCAGGTATAACCTGTTTTATCTCATCCAGTCCCAGCCCATGCTTTTGCGGTTCATTGCCTATATTGACCTGGAGAAAAACCATCTGTATTTTATCAATAGCCCTGGCTCTTTTATTTATCTTCTTTAACACTTTCATGGAATCTGCAGACTGAATTACATCAAATAGCTGGACCGCTCTTTTGACCTTATTGGTCTGTAAATGTCCTATAAAATGTACCTCACATGGCAGGATCTTATCGCGTTTTTCCTCAAATTCCTGAACACGGTTCTCTCCTATGATGGTAACACCTGCCCTGATGGCTTCGTTTATCCTTGCAGGCTCAACAGTCTTGGTGACACAGATAAGAGTTGCATCTCCAACCTCTTCAAAGATCCGTTTTACATTTTCATCCACTGACATTATTTATCCCAGGATCATGTTCTGATTATTGTAAATACATATTCTCAACTGCTTCAGCTCTCAGCAAATTTAATGCTTAAAGGCAATAAGGTTATTGGCCGGGTTGTCAGCGGGTATGAGAATGAATCTGAATTTGTTAGCAATGATCGCATAGAAGTAGTTAAACAATTATTCTGTAATGGGAATCATAGATATGATAAGACAGGATGGATATCTGTTAAAAGAGCTTAAAATTGAAAATAAATAATAAAAGGCTTTGAAATTAAAAAATAGGTAAAAAATAGGAAGTTTCAGGTCGTATACTTAAAAACAATATCAAGCCTATACCCCTATTAATTGCATTATATAGAGATAATACTTAAGATCATGGTCCAGCCATCTATAGATATGCTTGGGGATCAGTTCATCCCCATGTGTATGGAGAGCTAACTGATTCATATATATATTCGATTAAAATAAATGACAACAAGTTTCTTCTGGAGATATAAATATTTGTAGATATCATTAAGAATTTCATGCTGATTCTTCATTTATGCATCTTCAATCTCCATTTCTGGTAAAAAAGATATTAATTTAATCCCATCCATTTCTTTTGGTATACGTCTATTATTACCAAATGTAACAAAATCAAAGCCTTGTTCATTAGGTGCATTCCAAGCAACAACCACATTTCCTTCTTCAATACTCTCTCTAATTTCTTCTAAAATCATTGTTCGTACTTTCACAGAATAGTTCCCAATGTACACTCCAGCTCTTATTTCTAGTAGCCTGACTGCCAGCCTACCTCTTAATCTATCAGGTATATTTTCAGTTACGATGACCAGCATCGCCTATCCCCTCTTTATTTGGAATCGCGGGAGGAACTGAGTCAGATGGTGTCTTTGGGATGTCAATATCTCCGGCTGCAAGCACTTCTTCAATCGTTGGTATTATTTTTTTGAGTAGTCTAGTTTCTCTGAAAGAGTTTCTACATTCCAATCTAACGGCTCTTTCATAATTAGAATGGTTTTCTGAAGCTATTCTAAATGCAATTGGTACAACAGTTTCGAATTTGAAAAGGTCTGCTATATCATAAACAAATGAACGTGGTTTGCCTGTATGAATAAAACCAACAGCTGGAGAATATCCTGCTGCAAGGATTGCAGCTTCTGTGACACCATAGATACATGAGGTTGCTGAGCTTAAACATTTATTTTGAATGTCACTGTTATCCCAGTTGTTGGGGTCATATTTACGACCTTTCCATTCAACACCATATTGTTTTGCAATAATTTGATAAAGTTTTTTTACACGAGCAGCTTCCATGCCTCTCATCTGTTCTATACTATATTCATCTGGAAGAACTTCGTTGAATCTTATGGAATACATTTTTCGAACTACTTTTTTTCTAAGCTCTTCATCCAATGCAAGTTTTGCTTGATACAATAAACGGTCTGCTCTAGCACCACCCGGCTGTCCTGCTGAATAAAGACGCACACCAGCTTCTCCAACCCATATAAGTAAACACCCAACATCTGAAGCAAGAGCAGCAGCTTTATGTGATACTCGCGTCCCAGGTTCCAGCATCAAACAAGCTATGCCACCTACAGGTATTTGTACACGTACTCCATTTTTATCTATTAGTACAAAAGATCCGTTAATTACATCAAGCTCTCCTTTTTCAAGAAAAAGTAAAGAAAATCTTTCTTTTATCGATATAGGTTTTGGTTTGCGTAGCATTCTACCGACCTCATCGAATTGGTTTAACTAACATGAGGCCACATCCAAAGCTTTTTGCTGGACCAATACCATTAAACAATGCATTTGTGAAAGATTCCATGTCTGTAACTTGAATCATACCATCAAAATCAAGTGTACTAATTTTAATTTGGCCACTACCTTTAGGTTTTTTGAAATTGTGGGTCTGGTATCCATCAGCTCTTACGTTTCTCCAATCAAAAGTAAAGCCATTTTTGAGACCTTTTTTATTTAGCCACTCCAAACCTTTTTCATGTGCAATTTCTGAAATCGGTGGAAGTTTACTACTATTTAGTTTCTCACTTTGAAGCCTATATTTTTCATCCATCACCACATCATGTCTTTTTTGTTTTCCATTTTCATCCCTCTTAGTAACAACCGGATTGGCCCTGAGTGAAAAAAGAAAATGTTGACCAGGATTTATTTTTGGATCATATGTTTTTACATCAATATTGAAATAAGACAAATTATTAGCAGGAATACTCTTTGAAACTACGTAAAAAGTAGGAACATTCCTATTAAATTCATAGCGGTATAAAAAATCTCTCTTATCGTCTGGCTTTTTTGAAAAGAGCGACCAAACAAGTTGATGTATACTATACGTGTTTTGCAGTTTATTCCAGACATCTTTATCAAAAACTTTGTCCGGGAGAATTTCTGCCTTTGTCATATACATGTTTAATTCTCCATATTAACCATTGCATAATATTCATTCCTTCTAGAGAATTGCCATCTTTTACGACTGAGTATCTCATCATATTTGGAGATTACTTGATCCGAATCTATATTTTCATCAGGATCCTCCCAATAAAATCTACAATTTTGAGATGAGTTTAGCTCTGGTATAAAAATTCTATCTCTGAAATCGGTGATCAATAGCGCTTCTTTCATATTACTTGCTGAAACTACCTTTGGATCTAAAGGCAGAGATAGTGGACAGGACTTTCTACCGAGATATAGGTTGAAACTCGGGTTATTTAGTTTATCGATTAACATTGAAAATGGGTAGGGTGGCTCCTCACTCTTTGAGGATAAAATAATAGTATACAGACAGTCACTATAATAGTCCCGTGTAGAGATAATGGTGTTCAAATTATTATCATCCGTTTCTAATTCTTCTTTTCTTGAAGAATGAGTCTTTTTACTTTTCCCAGGTACTTGAGATGTGTGATAGTCTCGCAACATATTTCCATGAGAATTTACTAAAACACCATAATTGTAAGATGAATTTAATTTTAAATGAGCTTCATCATCATCTCTATCAATGCCCAAAGCAGCTGCTAGCAACCCAAAAATTGCAGATTTTGAAGGATGGTCAAACGTTGGTCTGTGTGTACCTATCGCAATATCTCCCCAAGATGCTATTGGTGCATATATCCGGAAAATTAAATAATCTTTCATTTGACCCAGCTCCACTTTAAATTAGTTACTGATAAAATCCATTAGTTCTGACATATTGCCTTCACCAGTGTAAACATTCATCGTCTTAACTTCGTCTGCACATGGGCCATACACTTGATCCATCTTCGCTTTTGTAGTTTCCAATTTATCAATAGCATCCTTCAGCATGTCATCACCAGTAATAGATTTTAAGTATGACACTGCCAAACTCCGTGGCTGTTGATTTCCTTTTTCTACCATCACATAAGATGCATAGGATCTTGAAGCAAAGCTATTTTGTTTACCAGTGGGTGAAACTTTAGAAGCAGCTTCTATCAACGCCTTTAGAGAGTTGGATACTAAATTCTTATCACCGCCTAAGTTTGATTCCAATAAATCCTTATCAACACATATATATGTATAAAATAAACCAGAACCAAACTCATTCTCTCCAAGGTGCCCCGATCCCATGTTTTCTTCACCTTTGTTCAGGTCGTCAACAGCAGTGAAATAGTCATCTTCAACGGCAACTTTGTTGGCAGTGATGGCATGAGATACTTGAACCGCAGCTTCTGTATTATACATTGTATCCGATGCAAGCATACGTCCAAACATCGCAATATCAACTGCCGTATGCTTTTGTTTCAATAAATCCAGTTTTTTAATATCTTCTTTAGAAGGTTTTTTTTGTTCTTGGGCTATTTGTGACATTAATTCATCTATTGATGTTATTTCTTCTGGGCTGAAATGAGCAAGTTGCTCGATCTCCAGTTCAGCAAGTGGATTATTTTTATTTTCTTTTTTGATTTTTCCAAAAACATCAGCAATTGCTTTTGCCCATTCTTTTGCTACACTTTCCTCTACAGGATTGTTAACCTTATCGGAGTTAAAACCGTTATTTAAAAAATCTTTTAGTGTGAAGCCATTTGTTAATGCTTTGAAAACACTCACACCCATACTTTTGGTTCTAATTCCGATATTTCCATCAAGTTTTTCTTTGAATATATCAGATGTTCTCCATGCTCTTTTTAGACTCTGCGAAGATATCCTCAATCTTTGAGTACCACCCATTATAGCAGTTTTTGGTCTCCCAAGATCATCTCTATTAAGATTGGAAGGAGGATACGATACTAAAGTGTGTATTTGTACAAATTTTGACATTTCTAGATCACCTTTTTTTTAATTTGATAATTTGTCATAGTATTCAAAAGCCCAGTTCTTTTTAGTAATATCATTCCACCAATAGATACTATTAGCAAGATTACATATGTTGACATTCCCATTCATGAGTTTTATTAACCTAACAAGATAAATGAAGAGTTCTTCTCTTTCATCGATTGTCAAGACCCTTCTAAACCTCAGTTCACTTACTTTTGGTTTTGAGCCATCTTTGGTTTTTGCCATTTGACCTGCAAATGTGTTATTAGTATCATTTTCTTTGACATGAGCTAAGACACCTGCAAGAAGTGCTACTGCTCTTTTGTTCTTAAAACCTAAATTACTTAGCTGGTGCCATAGATAGTGATAAGATGGAGTGAATACAACCTCGCTCAGGTCGTGGCATCTACGAAGATTAGCTCTATCCGCTTTTCTGTTTTCCAGGTCCTTCCACCACTGAATTACAATTTTACAAACATCTTCTTGTTCTAATGAACTTTTCATTTTTGTCAATTATTATCACCTCGAGCAAGAACTAATCAACTTATGTTGATAGACCTAAAGCCTTAATGACTTGTTTGTTCTTTTGAGAATTATAATTTCTAAGATTACGGCGAGAAGTAGCTACTTTTTTAGGGTTTACTATACTCTGTTGAGCCGGATTCGTATATTCATCAAACAAATTCAAGGATTGCTTTGATAAGTATTTGAGCCAATCAAGTTTGACTTGGTTAATAAGTGCTTCATCATCACTTTGTTTTGATATAACATCAACAAACGAGTAGAATTCGGCTTCTGTCCTATACCAAAACTGCGAATCTATATGTGATAGTTCACCCGAGCTACTCGACTTTGGTACTATGGCGTTTTTAACACAACTTCTTGTATTATTTTTTATCACTTCAGCACATGTAACCAACCTTTCAACAGTAATTTCATATTTCTTTCTAATGTTTTCATTTACAGTTATAAGTGGCATGGTGCTTTCATACCAACTACGTACTTTCATATTATCAAAATCAAAGCCAAATGCCCACAGTCTAGGTGAATGCTGAAACACTTCACTTAAATTTCTTGGTCTTTTAAAGAACTCATCGACCACTAAAGCGGGGTGATATGAATCACTACTATCGTGCTGGACTAGCCCTACCCAATATCTATACGTAATACCGCCTGGCTGTGGATGTCTTGGGAGCAACTGTGACTTTTCTTCACGATGTGGAGATAAAGTATGTGCCCAATTACCTTCATAATTAACACCATAGTTTTTTGTAATGTATTTTGTGATTAAACTGTCACACGATTCACTACAAATATCACATTCACCATCTTCTCTTTGCTCAAAATCAATCTTGATTCTTCGAGGCATCCCCCAATACATTTGCTTTGGGCTTACATCCATAGGTGTTGTGATTACACCAGTTCTTGGTTCACTTGTCCTTGTAGGCCCCATCCAAGGAAAGATATCTGAGAGATCTGTGTGACTGACATCTCCTAATTGAGTAAAGTTATCTTCAACAACAATATTGAGCCAGACATGGTGCCATAAATTCTCGCCAAGTATGAGAGTAGTTAGTGGTCCACCACCTCTTAATGAAGTACGGTGACCGGCACCACCAGATGGTGCATTTAATTGTAAATTGAAAAGTGCCATAGCACAACATGTTGGACACATCTTGGTTACACTATCACGCTTTAGAAAATGATCTGCATTGTTTTTTAAAGTATTGTCTCCAGGCATTTCCATTAACAGAGAATCTACTCTGGATTTTTTTGAATCGATATTTAATTCATAATCTTGCATGAATAAACCCGACCCATTTTCATCAAAGTTGAATGCAGAAGAAACTGAAGAAAACGATTCTTTCAATTGTTCAGGTGTAGGAGGTCTTAAAAAATGTTTTCTCCACGTTCTATCATCCTTTGGAGAAATGGTTGTTTGAACCAGTCCAATCAAAAATTGCATCATAGAACCATTAAAATCGGGCCGTGGAGTATTTATTGAGACTATAGGATTAGTTTCAATATTAGTTGTAATCTCCCATGGTGCAATTTTTTCTGCAGTACCATCAGCTCTCTTTACACCAATCCATTTATCGTAAATTAAATTGAATGTCATAGTTTTATATTTCCTTCAATATTTACTTGTGTGTAATCCTGTCTTTGCATCGTATATTAGCTTCACTTTCTGACGATTTTGGTTCTCTCCAAAACCTAGCCACATACCGTCTTCCTGCAGTTCCATAGGTATAAACAAACTCCATTTACATTTATCTTTCATAGAATTTTTAGTTTCATCAATTAGTTCATTTATCTCCTCAGGATAACTAGGATATTTAACACGAATTGCGCTTACATTGACTTGGCTCATCTCCCAGGGGTGTCGGGTTGAACTATTAAGTGGTAATATCGCACCGTTTACTAATTTACCTAACCTTAAAGTTATAGAATCACCTAAGCGCGTTGGTACGACCGTATCATCGATCCATTGAGTACCTGTACGATCATATCCCTGAAATATTTTTAAAGATCTCCAGACGGCCATTGATTTTTCAGCCATAGTTTCGCCATAAGCATTCCTATCCACATTTAACAAAGCACTGGGGATGCTTTCATCTGCATTAGGTCCAAAAACACCTTCTATTAAGTATCTGCTATCTCGAGGAATATGCATTTCTTTCATTTCCAAAAGCAACTTTGCAGTAAGCCAAAGTTTACCATGTGTTTGATATACATAGCAACCTTTTGAAAACATACCAGAATACCAGCTATCAGATGCATCTTCTGTCGGCCTTGGGGATAATATACCCAATACTGGAGTTTTTCTAGAATCTTGCGTAGCAATATTACCATTTAAATCACGTTTGTGTCTATGTAACCGACCTGCCCTTTGAATAATAAGGTCAATTGGAGCCAAATCTGTTACCATATAATCAAAATCAAGGTCTAGTGATTGTTCAACAACCTGCGTAGATATTAAAATCTTACCAGCCCTCTGTTTATTACCACTGTTTTTGCCAAATGTCTCGAGTACTGACTCTTCAATTTTGAGTCTATCTCCCATTGTGAATCTTGCGTGGAATAAAATAACATTCTCGTGACCTATACAGTTGGCAATTGAATTATAAGCATCTATGGCATCATCTACTGTATTTCGAATCCAACAGCAACAAAATCCATTATTTGAAGCATCTATTATACTTTTTCGAACATGAGTTTTATCATGGAAAAATTCACATGAAACAACTCGTTCATTTTGAGATAAGTAATCAACTGGTTGTTCTTCTGATCCAGAACTTGATATATGTGTAACCAAAGGGTACTCGATCTTAGACACTGATTCAAACTCATAGCCTGCTCCAGTAGAAAACGATCGGACCAAATCATTTTTTTGTTTTAGCGGTAATGTAGCTGATAAAAGAATTACACTTCCACCCAGGGAAGCATGGAAAGTGAGCAAATTACATAACAATTCATGCATATAAGGATCATATGCGTGGACTTCATCAACTATCAACACATTTCTAGATAAACCTAATAGTCTTAGAGATTGGTGCTTTGATGGGAGCACACTCATAATAGCTTGATCAATTGTACCAACCCCAACGTCAGCTAACAACGATTTTTTTCTATTATCTGCTATCCAAGCAGAACATTGAGCTGAAATGGTTGATTCTTTGGTATTGTTCTCACCATAAAAATCATTTTCAGTTTTATTTGGTCCTATAGTATTTCTAAAAATTTTTGAGAGATGACTTTGTCCGTGTGCTAGAACCAGTGATGGATTGGATATAGGCTCATATATCTTCGAATAAGACTCGTATAATCTTTCATACATTGCATTAGAAGTAGCCATTGTGGGTAACCCAAAAAACAAACCATGTAGCCCTTCTCTAATCATTAACCTGTGAGATAAAGAAATTGCTGCCTCTGTTTTTCCACTACCTGTAGTATCTTCTATAATGAAAAGCTGTGGACCATTTCCAAGCTCCATCTCAGAAACAAAATTTTGCATTGGGGTAGGTTTTTTGATATAACCAAACAGGTGATTAATTCCACTCTCATGAGATACCTGTGATGGACATATCCCCGAATCTTTTAAAGCTTTTTTAGAGGCAGGTAACGCTATCTCAGTCCAGTATTTTTCTAAATTCATTATTGATGAATTATAATTAAAATATGACTCTGACGACCCTATCCAGTCACTGACTACTGCAAGGCCAGATAGAAGCCAAGAAGTTTTTTTAAAATATCTTTCCAAATCTTCAAAGATATCTACATCCCCACTATTTGAGGTTAGTGAGCTAAATCCATTTTTGAGTATAAGTTGGGATATTGACTCAATATAAGAAACTGCCATTTCCTTGTCATCACTGGAGAACAATTCATCATAGTTGATTTGGACTCCATTGTTTATATAAATAGGAGGATAGCCATGATGCCCAGTAGTAGCACGCAGCCACGGTAATATCAGTTCATTCCAGTCAAACTCATCATAGATTGTTTTATCAAGTGATAATATATTCATTTTCCACAAATCATTCCATAAGCTGTTCCATAGATGGTATCCTAAACTGTCATGTCTTATTTCATAACTTTTCTCAGAGCTATAACCTCTCAATTTTTTCATAAGATGAGGTTGTAGTGACTGGAAATTCTTAGAAAATTTACCGATATCATGAATTGCAATATAAAATGTTATAAGGCAAATCAAATCGTCGTCTTCTATTGGTAAATAATTTTTAAATTTTTCTAAGAAGATCTTGTCATTGTGTAATAATGAATTAGCAGTTGCTGCTACATCAAGACAA
Above is a genomic segment from Methanosalsum zhilinae DSM 4017 containing:
- a CDS encoding sensor histidine kinase, giving the protein MNIIPLLVFFSFIFYIYFSIHTLKLDPNSRLNQIFSVMCIIMGIWAFGYTFMIPAATAETAMFWRKISAIGWCIIYSLILHFSLVLTGREDILKRWWTYPVIYSPGIFFAYYYISDRGMSIQNFVETDLGWTYLYSINMGILDWAFHLYYTIYVLAAIILIWQWSGVAKFMREKKQAYIIVSTFAVVFLFGVITDNILPILGKAVVPPIAIVFTLIPAYALHYSIRRYRFLAMSPKNTINDIIENMSDGLLLLDENGRITMANPRALNLLGYSKVEIISRPIESILADANASSIYSIKDDKNKNIIQNLEKEILTKDNTKLSVLISASLIKDDWGELLGMTFIFHDITERKKMEEMHLKEVHHRIKNNLQVIASLLNLQSRNFEDETIKSAFRDSQNRVRSMSLAHEKLYRSPDLASIEVSDYIKNLTDNIFQTYSTGNNRIKLDIQADKEYLQIDKIVPVGLILNELITNSFKYAFPENEEGIISIKFVIKGSEYILEVKDDGIGMPDNFDIDSSSSLGLKVVNMLVQQLEGTIEYNISSGTGYIISFPNN
- the casB gene encoding type I-E CRISPR-associated protein Cse2/CasB, translated to MKSSLEQEDVCKIVIQWWKDLENRKADRANLRRCHDLSEVVFTPSYHYLWHQLSNLGFKNKRAVALLAGVLAHVKENDTNNTFAGQMAKTKDGSKPKVSELRFRRVLTIDEREELFIYLVRLIKLMNGNVNICNLANSIYWWNDITKKNWAFEYYDKLSN
- the cas2e gene encoding type I-E CRISPR-associated endoribonuclease Cas2e, coding for MLVIVTENIPDRLRGRLAVRLLEIRAGVYIGNYSVKVRTMILEEIRESIEEGNVVVAWNAPNEQGFDFVTFGNNRRIPKEMDGIKLISFLPEMEIEDA
- the cas7e gene encoding type I-E CRISPR-associated protein Cas7/Cse4/CasC, with translation MSKFVQIHTLVSYPPSNLNRDDLGRPKTAIMGGTQRLRISSQSLKRAWRTSDIFKEKLDGNIGIRTKSMGVSVFKALTNGFTLKDFLNNGFNSDKVNNPVEESVAKEWAKAIADVFGKIKKENKNNPLAELEIEQLAHFSPEEITSIDELMSQIAQEQKKPSKEDIKKLDLLKQKHTAVDIAMFGRMLASDTMYNTEAAVQVSHAITANKVAVEDDYFTAVDDLNKGEENMGSGHLGENEFGSGLFYTYICVDKDLLESNLGGDKNLVSNSLKALIEAASKVSPTGKQNSFASRSYASYVMVEKGNQQPRSLAVSYLKSITGDDMLKDAIDKLETTKAKMDQVYGPCADEVKTMNVYTGEGNMSELMDFISN
- a CDS encoding YggS family pyridoxal phosphate-dependent enzyme, with translation MSVDENVKRIFEEVGDATLICVTKTVEPARINEAIRAGVTIIGENRVQEFEEKRDKILPCEVHFIGHLQTNKVKRAVQLFDVIQSADSMKVLKKINKRARAIDKIQMVFLQVNIGNEPQKHGLGLDEIKQVIPEIASLKNVCVKGLMCIPPYVSPEQARPYFRKMKSLFDELKQENRDNIDIQELSMGMSNDYMVAIEEGATMVRVGSAIFGEREY
- the cas1e gene encoding type I-E CRISPR-associated endonuclease Cas1e, with translation MLRKPKPISIKERFSLLFLEKGELDVINGSFVLIDKNGVRVQIPVGGIACLMLEPGTRVSHKAAALASDVGCLLIWVGEAGVRLYSAGQPGGARADRLLYQAKLALDEELRKKVVRKMYSIRFNEVLPDEYSIEQMRGMEAARVKKLYQIIAKQYGVEWKGRKYDPNNWDNSDIQNKCLSSATSCIYGVTEAAILAAGYSPAVGFIHTGKPRSFVYDIADLFKFETVVPIAFRIASENHSNYERAVRLECRNSFRETRLLKKIIPTIEEVLAAGDIDIPKTPSDSVPPAIPNKEGIGDAGHRN
- the cas5e gene encoding type I-E CRISPR-associated protein Cas5/CasD, with translation MKDYLIFRIYAPIASWGDIAIGTHRPTFDHPSKSAIFGLLAAALGIDRDDDEAHLKLNSSYNYGVLVNSHGNMLRDYHTSQVPGKSKKTHSSRKEELETDDNNLNTIISTRDYYSDCLYTIILSSKSEEPPYPFSMLIDKLNNPSFNLYLGRKSCPLSLPLDPKVVSASNMKEALLITDFRDRIFIPELNSSQNCRFYWEDPDENIDSDQVISKYDEILSRKRWQFSRRNEYYAMVNMEN
- the cas6e gene encoding type I-E CRISPR-associated protein Cas6/Cse3/CasE produces the protein MTKAEILPDKVFDKDVWNKLQNTYSIHQLVWSLFSKKPDDKRDFLYRYEFNRNVPTFYVVSKSIPANNLSYFNIDVKTYDPKINPGQHFLFSLRANPVVTKRDENGKQKRHDVVMDEKYRLQSEKLNSSKLPPISEIAHEKGLEWLNKKGLKNGFTFDWRNVRADGYQTHNFKKPKGSGQIKISTLDFDGMIQVTDMESFTNALFNGIGPAKSFGCGLMLVKPIR
- a CDS encoding DUF2023 family protein, whose protein sequence is MKTLTEELLKTHLHGNMQVFRHHIYEYQKGLRHLILHTTSQCFEDEIISLLEKKRIDYLIQPASGKKINVFFGDRRCIEVLNRIGRKNLSRFTDEEDFILGIMLGYDRLKQCERYLERKNKNGIIEPLVG